In Methanolacinia paynteri, the DNA window GCAGTCGAGATCGACGGAGAGGCCTGCGGAGGGATCGGAGTCCACCCCTTTTCGGACGTCTACAGGAAGACAGCAGAGATTGGTTACTGGCTGGCGGAGCCTTTCTGGGGAAGAGGAATCATGACGGGGGCGGTGAAGGCCGTCGTTCCGGTTGCGTTCGAACGGTTCGATATTGTCAGGCTCCAGGCGGGAGTTTACGAGGGAAATTTCGGGTCGATGAGGGTTTTGGAGAAGGCCGGGTTCGAGAGGGAGGCTGTTCATCGGAAGGCTATCTTCAAGAATGGATTACTGATGGATGAGGTCGTTTTTGTTTTGTTTTCAGATGAATAACAGAGGAATCAATACATTTATAAATTATCTAATATTTTTTCAATTTCTTTAGGAATTGCAATATTATTTTCAATCATTTTTTGTGCAATATATTTTCCCATTCTCGGCTTG includes these proteins:
- a CDS encoding GNAT family N-acetyltransferase, whose amino-acid sequence is AVEIDGEACGGIGVHPFSDVYRKTAEIGYWLAEPFWGRGIMTGAVKAVVPVAFERFDIVRLQAGVYEGNFGSMRVLEKAGFEREAVHRKAIFKNGLLMDEVVFVLFSDE